The following proteins come from a genomic window of Streptosporangiales bacterium:
- a CDS encoding MFS transporter — MASFGAFAAGFLTRPLGAIVFGHFGDRIGRRMMLMLTVSIMGSCTFLIGLLPTFDRLGTWAAVLLVGLRIVQGLGIGGEFGAGALVALENAPRGRRGLMGSLHQVGTPAGLLASTGVFALMQLLPDDAFAAYGWRIPFLLSGGFLAVAFYIRKNLPETRAFQVDRQETRKFPLLALLREHPKNIALATGARMADAVTFNVINVFGIAYATKHLGLPNEVMLTGFTIAAAVEIAAIPVIGTISDRVGRRPVYLTGIVICGIFGIAYFPLLATGSTILAWLAIVVMLAFGTGCMFAIQGTLFAELFGTKVRYTGVGVAYQASALLGGAPTPIIATALAAWAGNSYWPVVGYLAALCLLSLVCIVVAGETYKNNLTTEAKAGAAKESRAG; from the coding sequence ATCGCGTCGTTCGGCGCGTTCGCGGCCGGCTTCCTGACGCGCCCGCTCGGCGCCATCGTCTTCGGGCACTTCGGCGACCGGATCGGGCGCCGGATGATGCTCATGCTGACCGTCTCCATCATGGGGTCCTGTACCTTCCTCATCGGTCTGCTGCCGACGTTCGACCGGCTCGGGACCTGGGCGGCGGTGCTGCTGGTCGGCCTGCGCATCGTGCAGGGGCTCGGTATCGGCGGCGAGTTCGGCGCGGGAGCCCTGGTGGCGCTGGAGAACGCGCCCCGTGGCCGCAGGGGCCTGATGGGCAGCCTGCACCAGGTGGGTACCCCGGCCGGCCTGCTGGCGTCCACCGGGGTGTTCGCCCTGATGCAGCTGCTGCCTGACGACGCCTTCGCCGCGTACGGCTGGCGCATCCCGTTCCTGCTCAGCGGCGGGTTCCTCGCCGTCGCGTTCTACATCAGGAAGAACCTGCCGGAGACCAGGGCGTTCCAGGTCGACCGCCAGGAGACCAGGAAGTTTCCGCTGCTCGCGCTGCTGCGCGAGCACCCGAAGAACATCGCGCTCGCCACCGGCGCACGGATGGCCGACGCGGTCACGTTCAACGTGATCAACGTGTTCGGGATCGCCTACGCGACCAAGCATCTCGGCCTGCCGAACGAGGTCATGCTCACCGGCTTCACGATCGCCGCCGCCGTCGAGATAGCCGCCATCCCCGTCATCGGCACCATCTCCGACCGGGTCGGCAGACGGCCGGTCTACCTGACCGGCATCGTCATCTGCGGCATCTTCGGGATCGCGTACTTCCCGTTGCTGGCAACGGGTTCGACGATCTTGGCCTGGCTGGCCATCGTGGTGATGCTCGCCTTCGGCACCGGATGCATGTTCGCGATCCAGGGCACGCTGTTCGCGGAGCTGTTCGGCACGAAGGTCCGCTACACCGGTGTCGGTGTCGCCTACCAGGCGTCCGCGCTGCTCGGCGGTGCGCCGACGCCGATCATCGCCACCGCGCTCGCGGCCTGGGCCGGCAACTCGTACTGGCCTGTCGTCGGCTATCTGGCGGCGCTGTGCCTGCTCAGCCTCGTCTGCATCGTCGTCGCGGGCGAGACGTACAAGAACAACCTCACCACGGAAGCGAAAGCCGGTGCAGCGAAGGAGTCACGTGCAGGATAG